Proteins from one Triticum aestivum cultivar Chinese Spring chromosome 7A, IWGSC CS RefSeq v2.1, whole genome shotgun sequence genomic window:
- the LOC123147741 gene encoding uncharacterized protein: MLAPPAPIRALAFHRRLPLLRPHHPTLLPHSPGPPPPPPPPPRPCPAPARFLMAFSTETAGEEAEEEALPGPAGAGGGGEVSSEEWQRWGTSSPLPTVVASVVRQLLEMESSAGEKMRFGGVGSKLKGDFKDVEDRKHRAVYQTLADSDQKLQYYSARQIGCRLLGSRGYLCQKCWLPMEDCMCSKLAPCNLWRGIRFWLYMHPKDFLRQNNTGKLLWQVFGIQAASLCLFGIQEHEDIMWDAFQRSGKEKVSFLYPNKSATPKSVNDLKFDDFAMSSGLQEGVQLEPLNLVLLDGTWSNSAALYRRLKERWTAIWGEEDIPCISLSMLSASVMHKLRPQPAWDRTCTAAAAAGLLSELHMRPELSAFKLEEQAEAVECSLDILLDALIARRVRLGRSITRKQRHRRDCI, encoded by the exons ATGCTGGCTCCTCCCGCCCCCATCCGTGCCCTCGCCTTCCACCGCCGTCTCCCGCTCCTCCGCCCCCACCATCCCACCCTCCTTCCCCACTCGCCaggcccgcctccgcctccgcccccgcccccgcggCCCTGCCCCGCCCCCGCGCGCTTTCTCATGGCCTTCTCCACCGAGACAGCCGgcgaagaggcggaggaggaggctctccccgggcccgccggcgctggaggcggcggcgaggtgagTTCGGAGGAGTGGCAGCGGTGGGGCACCTCCTCGCCCCTCCCGACCGTGGTGGCCTCCGTCGTCCGCCAGCTGCTCGAGATGGAGTCCTCGGCCGGCGAGAAGATGCGCTTTGGCGGCGTCGGCTCCAAGCTGAAG GGCGATTTCAAGGACGTGGAGGACAGGAAGCACAGGGCTGTCTACCAGACGCTCGCCGACTCCGACCAGAAGCTGCAGTACTACTCCGCCCGGCAGATTGGGTGCCGTCTGCTCGGGAGCAGGGGGTACTTGTGCCAGAAG TGCTGGCTACCAATGGAGGATTGTATGTGCTCAAAACTTGCCCCTTGCAATTTGTGGAGGGGAATAAGATTCTGGCTATACATGCATCCAAAG GACTTCTTGCGACAAAACAACACTGGAAAGTTACTCTGGCAAGTATTTGGCATCCAAGCTGCGTCGTTGTGCCTCTTTGGCATCCAAGAGCATGAAGATATTATGTGGGATGCATTCCAGCGTTCAG GAAAGGAGAAGGTCTCATTTCTGTACCCAAACAAGAGTGCAACCCCCAAGTCTGTCAATGATCTTAAATTTGATGATTTTGCCATGAGTTCTGGCCTTCAGGAG GGAGTGCAACTTGAACCTCTTAACTTGGTTTTGCTTGATGGTACCTGGAGTAATTCTGCTGCATTATACAGAAGGCTGAAG GAGAGATGGACTGCAATATGGGGGGAGGAAGATATACCTTGTATCTCACTGTCTATGCTGAGCGCCTCTGTGATGCATAAACTGCG ACCTCAGCCAGCATGGGATCGTACCTGCACCGCGGCAGCCGCAGCTGGTCTTCTCTCAGAACTGCACATGCGGCCTGAGCTCAGTGCGTTTAAACTAGAAGAGCAAGCTGAGGCAGTAGAGTGCTCGCTGGATATCTTGCTAGACGCTCTCATCGCGAGACGGGTTCGCCTGGGCCGATCAATTACTCGAAAGCAGAGACATAGAAGAGACTGCATATAG
- the LOC123147743 gene encoding putative protein ABIL2 isoform X1, translating to MVEAVGLFQGRGASAATGMRGAPEEVQMGETFIFSETIKDLMTLRSQLYSAAEYFELAYMQEDGKQAVVSNLKEYAVKALVNTVDHLGSISFKVSSLVGQRFDQVAEANLRVSCIQQRTQASQACMNREGLTQQSLVITAPKYHKRYILPAGDDSIPNAVPNFSEMNKVKNRTTQMHPAFSSTSAAQTKSKDKQASFRKLRSIARAPSQRARSSSPAQHTRFVPPSDTAIPTKRDKRSDSPISSTTPLTRSGSLSKKPSLLKTSSVRVQTPSDPKRLAPLRSYADRYNDDPKESEQTPKKSKKFLKSLLSRRKSKKEEPLPCYFDDY from the exons ATGGTGGAAGCGGTGGGGCTTTTCCAGGGAAGAGGCGCCTCCGCCGCCACGGGGATGCGCGGCGCCCCGGAGGAGGTGCAGATGGGGGAGACATTCATCTTCTCTGAAACCATCAAG GATCTCATGACGCTGCGGTCGCAACTGTATTCTGCAGCGGAGTATTTTGAACTAGCCTACATGCAGGAAGACGGAAAGCAGGC GGTGGTGAGTAACCTGAAGGAGTACGCTGTGAAGGCCCTCGTCAACACTGTAGACCACCTAGGGTCCATATCCTTCAAAGTCTCCAGCCTTGTTGGTCAAAGGTTCGACCAGGTGGCCGAAGCCAATCTGCGGGTCTCCTGCATCCAGCAG AGAACTCAAGCGAGCCAAGCATGCATGAACAGAGAAGGCCTGACGCAGCAATCGTTGGTGATCACCGCCCCAAAGTATCACAAGAGGTACATCTTACCAG CAGGAGATGATTCAATTCCAAATGCTGTGCCCAACTTCAGCGAGATGAATAAGGTGAAGAACAGGACCACACAGATGCATCCAGCCTTCAGCT CAACATCTGCAGCTCAAACAAAAAGCAAAGACAAGCAAGCTTCATTCCG CAAGCTCCGGTCGATTGCCCGTGCACCTTCCCAGCGTGCGCGTTCATCCTCTCCAGCACAGCATACACGCTTCGTGCCACCTTCTGATACTGCAATACCCACCAAAAGAG ATAAAAGATCGGATTCGCCGATTTCTTCGACAACTCCACTCACCAGGTCTGGGTCACTCTCAAAGAAGCCATCCTTGCTCAAGACATCAAGTGTAAGGGTCCAG ACACCTTCAGATCCCAAGAGATTGGCACCGCTGCGGTCATATGCTGACAGATACAACGATGATCCCAAGGAAAGTGAGCAGACCCCGAAGAAGAGCAAGAAGTTCCTCAAGTCGCTGCTCAGTAGGCGCAAGTCAAAGAAAGAAGAACCACTGCCCTGCTACTTTGATGACTACTGA
- the LOC123147743 gene encoding putative protein ABIL2 isoform X2 produces MVEAVGLFQGRGASAATGMRGAPEEVQMGETFIFSETIKDLMTLRSQLYSAAEYFELAYMQEDGKQAVVSNLKEYAVKALVNTVDHLGSISFKVSSLVGQRFDQVAEANLRVSCIQQRTQASQACMNREGLTQQSLVITAPKYHKRYILPGDDSIPNAVPNFSEMNKVKNRTTQMHPAFSSTSAAQTKSKDKQASFRKLRSIARAPSQRARSSSPAQHTRFVPPSDTAIPTKRDKRSDSPISSTTPLTRSGSLSKKPSLLKTSSVRVQTPSDPKRLAPLRSYADRYNDDPKESEQTPKKSKKFLKSLLSRRKSKKEEPLPCYFDDY; encoded by the exons ATGGTGGAAGCGGTGGGGCTTTTCCAGGGAAGAGGCGCCTCCGCCGCCACGGGGATGCGCGGCGCCCCGGAGGAGGTGCAGATGGGGGAGACATTCATCTTCTCTGAAACCATCAAG GATCTCATGACGCTGCGGTCGCAACTGTATTCTGCAGCGGAGTATTTTGAACTAGCCTACATGCAGGAAGACGGAAAGCAGGC GGTGGTGAGTAACCTGAAGGAGTACGCTGTGAAGGCCCTCGTCAACACTGTAGACCACCTAGGGTCCATATCCTTCAAAGTCTCCAGCCTTGTTGGTCAAAGGTTCGACCAGGTGGCCGAAGCCAATCTGCGGGTCTCCTGCATCCAGCAG AGAACTCAAGCGAGCCAAGCATGCATGAACAGAGAAGGCCTGACGCAGCAATCGTTGGTGATCACCGCCCCAAAGTATCACAAGAGGTACATCTTACCAG GAGATGATTCAATTCCAAATGCTGTGCCCAACTTCAGCGAGATGAATAAGGTGAAGAACAGGACCACACAGATGCATCCAGCCTTCAGCT CAACATCTGCAGCTCAAACAAAAAGCAAAGACAAGCAAGCTTCATTCCG CAAGCTCCGGTCGATTGCCCGTGCACCTTCCCAGCGTGCGCGTTCATCCTCTCCAGCACAGCATACACGCTTCGTGCCACCTTCTGATACTGCAATACCCACCAAAAGAG ATAAAAGATCGGATTCGCCGATTTCTTCGACAACTCCACTCACCAGGTCTGGGTCACTCTCAAAGAAGCCATCCTTGCTCAAGACATCAAGTGTAAGGGTCCAG ACACCTTCAGATCCCAAGAGATTGGCACCGCTGCGGTCATATGCTGACAGATACAACGATGATCCCAAGGAAAGTGAGCAGACCCCGAAGAAGAGCAAGAAGTTCCTCAAGTCGCTGCTCAGTAGGCGCAAGTCAAAGAAAGAAGAACCACTGCCCTGCTACTTTGATGACTACTGA
- the LOC123147742 gene encoding probable pre-mRNA-splicing factor ATP-dependent RNA helicase DEAH5 isoform X2 — MTKASPAGAASEGIRRLTYLSLVSKVCSELEAHLGDVQRKVAEFIVHLGRASPSVAEFDAKLKDHDFVVPDYLARTLHTVIRAIPDAAPAPRNPTADGARGAGEPELHQVCHGTVTRVVGAGCFVRLDGPRGREGLVHTSRMPVAVKRGQEVFVKVVSVQWGNLELSMVDIDQESGRVLPPPRGDGQVAVRRANRSAGPAGTAGKRIGLSGIVIEEEGARPAPRRPVRRMSSPERWELKQLIASGALNVRDCPAFDDDDVGIHYQEEEVEEELEIELNEDEPPFLSGQGRSSIDLSPVRISKNPEGSLSRAAALQTALVKERRDIRSQEQRALLDSIPKDLNRPWEDPLPDAGGRCLAQELRGAGLSAQSMPEWKKQAYGKTGTFGKRSSLPIQKQRQSLPIYGLKNELIKAIHHNQVLVVIGETGSGKTTQVTQYLAEAGYTEGGKIACTQPRRVAAQSVAKRVAEEFGCPLGEEVGYSIRFDDHTGPDTVIKYMTDGMLLREIMVDKNLSCYSVVMLDEAHERTIYTDILFGLLKQLIRRRTDLKLIVTSATLDAEKFSRYFFDCKIFTIPGRTFPVETLYAKEPQSDYMDAALITVLQIHLSEPEGDILLFLTGQEEIDHACNSLHERMKVLGNDVPELLVNPVYSALPTEMQSKIFEPAPPGKRKVVVATNIAEASITIDGIYYVVDPGFAKLNVYNPKRRLDSLVITPISQASAKQRAGRAGRTGPGKCYRLYTESAYRNEMPATTIPEIQRINLGWTVLNMKAMGINELVSFDFMDPPAPQALISAMEQLYSLGALDEEGLLTKLGRKMAEFPQEPPLSKMLLASVDLGCSDEIVTIIAMIQTGNIFYRPREKQDQADRKRGNFFQPEGDHITLLTVYQAWKAKQFSGPWCFENFLQITSLRRAQDVRKQLLEIMDRYRLDVVSAGNDLTKVRRAIAAGFFFNSAKKDPQGGYRTLADHQQVYIHPSSALFHQQPEWVIYNEIVMTTKEYMREVTAINPAWLVELAPRFYRSVDSTKMSKRKRQERIEPLYDRYNEPNSWRLSKRRG, encoded by the exons ATGACGAAGGCGAGCCCGGCCGGCGCGGCGAGCGAAGGGATCCGAAGGCTCACCTATCTATCCCTCGTCTCCAAGGTCTGCTCGGAGCTGGAGGCCCACCTCGGCGACGTCCAGCGCAAAGTCGCCGAGTTCATCGTCCACCTCGGCCGCGCCTCCCCCTCCGTCGCCGAGTTCGACGCCAAGCTCAAGGACCACGACTTCGTGGTGCCGGACTACCTCGCCCGCACCCTCCACACCGTCATCCGCGCCATCCCCGACGCCGCTCCTGCCCCCCGAAACCCCACCGCCGATGGCGCCA gaggggcTGGGGAGCCGGAGCTTCACCAGGTGTGCCACGGGACGGTCACCCGGGTGGTGGGCGCCGGGTGCTTCGTCCGCCTCGACGGGCCGCGCGGCCGCGAGGGGCTCGTCCACACCTCCCGGATGCCCGTCGCCGTGAAGCGCGGCCAGGAGGTGTTTGTCAAGGTCGTGTCCGTGCAGTGGGGCAATCTGGAATTGTCGATGGTGGACATCGATCAGGAAAGTGGAAGGGTGCTCCCGCCACCACGGGGCGATGGTCAGGTTGCTGTTCGAAGGGCGAATCGATCTGCTGGTCCTGCAGGCACCGCTGGGAAGAGGATTGGGCTGTCTGGAATTGTGATCGAGGAGGAAGGTGCTCGGCCTGCACCACGAAGGCCGGTCAGGCGAATGAGCTCCCCGGAGAGATGGGAACTGAAACAGCTGATTGCTTCGGGGGCACTGAATGTGAGAGACTGCCCTGCgttcgatgatgatgatgtgggGATACATTACCAGGAAGAAGAAGTTGAGGAGGAGCTCGAGATTGAGCTTAACGAAGATGAGCCACCGTTCTTAAGTGGACAGGGCCGGTCATCGATTGACTTGTCCCCGGTGAGGATTTCCAAGAACCCTGAGGGGTCACTAAGCCGAGCCGCGGCACTGCAGACTGCGCTTGTCAAGGAACGGCGTGATATTCGTAGCCAAGAGCAGAGAGCATTGCTTGATTCCATCCCCAAGGATCTGAATCGGCCGTGGGAGGATCCTTTACCTGATGCAGGTGGGCGGTGCCTCGCACAGGAACTGAGGGGTGCCGGCTTATCAGCACAGAGCATGCCAGAGTGGAAGAAACAGGCTTATGGCAAGACCGGAACATTTGGGAAGAGGTCGAGCCTTCCGATACAGAAGCAGAGGCAGAGCCTTCCCATTTACGGGCTGAAGAATGAGCTTATCAAAGCTATTCATCACAATCAAGTTTTGGTTGTTATCGGGGAGACAGGGTCAGGGAAAACTACGCAGGTTACTCAGTACCTTGCTGAGGCAGGCTATACTGAAGGTGGGAAAATTGCGTGTACGCAGCCTCGCAGGGTTGCTGCTCAGTCTGTTGCAAAGCGGGTAGCAGAGGAGTTTGGTTGTCCATTGGGAGAGGAAGTTGGCTACTCTATACGCTTTGACGATCACACTGGACCTGATACGGTTATTAAGTACATGACAGACGGCATGCTCCTACGGGAGATTATGGTAGACAAGAACCTCTCTTGTTATTCTGTGGTCATGCTTGATGAGGCACATGAGAGGACCATCTATACAGACATTCTCTTTGGCTTGCTGAAGCAGCTCATTAGGCGGAGAACTGATCTCAAGTTAATTGTCACTTCCGCCACTCTTGATGCAGAGAAATTCTCTAGATATTTTTTCGATTGCAAGATTTTCACGATTCCAGGGAGAACGTTTCCCGTGGAGACACTATATGCAAAGGAGCCACAGAGCGACTACATGGATGCTGCATTGATCACAGTATTGCAGATCCATCTGAGTGAACCCGAAGGTGATATCCTCTTGTTCTTGACTGGCCAGGAAGAGATTGATCATGCCTGTAACTCTCTTCATGAGAGGATGAAGGTGCTGGGTAACGATGTACCAGAGTTGCTAGTCAATCCAGTTTACAGTGCTCTTCCAACTGAAATGCAGTCAAAGATCTTTGAACCTGCTCCTCCTGGGAAGAGGAAGGTGGTTGTGGCCACCAACATAGCTGAAGCATCTATTACAATAGATGGGATATACTATGTTGTTGATCCAGGCTTTGCAAAACTTAACGTGTATAACCCAAAACGAAGACTGGATTCACTGGTTATCACTCCGATCTCACAGGCATCAGCTAAGCAAAGAGCAGGACGTGCTGGGCGTACGGGCCCAGGCAAGTGTTACCGTCTGTACACTGAGAGCGCCTATCGTAATGAAATGCCCGCCACGACAATTCCAGAAATTCAGAGGATTAACCTGGGGTGGACGGTTCTTAATATGAAGGCAATGGGGATAAATGAACTAGTGTCATTTGACTTCATGGACCCTCCAGCACCTCAAGCGCTTATCTCTGCTATGGAACAGCTGTACAGTCTTGGTGCCTTGGATGAAGAAGGCCTGCTTACCAAGCTGGGGAGAAAGATGGCTGAGTTTCCACAAGAACCACCACTTTCAAAAATGCTCCTTGCCAGTGTGGACCTCGGATGCAGCGATGAAATAGTGACTATCATTGCAATGATCCAAACTGGGAATATATTCTACCGGCCAAGGGAAAAACAAGATCAGGCGGATCGGAAGAGGGGCAACTTTTTCCAGCCAGAAGGGGATCACATCACGTTACTCACTGTGTATCAGGCGTGGAAGGCAAAGCAGTTTTCAGGACCATGGTGCTTTGAGAATTTTCTCCAGATAACATCACTAAGGAGGGCACAGGATGTGAGGAAGCAGCTCCTGGAGATCATGGACAGGTATCGGCTTGACGTCGTCTCTGCCGGCAACGATCTCACCAAGGTAAGGAGGGCCATTGCCGCAGGCTTCTTCTTCAACTCTGCCAAGAAGGATCCCCAGGGAGGATACAGGACTCTTGCCGATCATCAGCAGGTGTATATCCACCCAAGCAGCGCCCTATTTCATCAGCAGCCAGAGTGGGTAATTTACAATGAGATTGTCATGACCACAAAAGAGTACATGAGGGAGGTGACAGCCATCAACCCAGCGTGGCTCGTCGAGCTGGCGCCGAGGTTCTACAGATCCGTGGACTCGACAAAGATGAGCAAGCGGAAGCGCCAGGAGAGGATCGAGCCTCTGTACGACAGATACAACGAGCCCAACTCGTGGCGCCTCAGCAAGCGCCGTGGGTGA
- the LOC123147742 gene encoding probable pre-mRNA-splicing factor ATP-dependent RNA helicase DEAH5 isoform X1, with translation MPVAVKRGQEVFVKVVSVQWGNLELSMVDIDQESGRVLPPPRGDGQVAVRRANRSAGPAGTAGKRIGLSGIVIEEEGARPAPRRPVRRMSSPERWELKQLIASGALNVRDCPAFDDDDVGIHYQEEEVEEELEIELNEDEPPFLSGQGRSSIDLSPVRISKNPEGSLSRAAALQTALVKERRDIRSQEQRALLDSIPKDLNRPWEDPLPDAGGRCLAQELRGAGLSAQSMPEWKKQAYGKTGTFGKRSSLPIQKQRQSLPIYGLKNELIKAIHHNQVLVVIGETGSGKTTQVTQYLAEAGYTEGGKIACTQPRRVAAQSVAKRVAEEFGCPLGEEVGYSIRFDDHTGPDTVIKYMTDGMLLREIMVDKNLSCYSVVMLDEAHERTIYTDILFGLLKQLIRRRTDLKLIVTSATLDAEKFSRYFFDCKIFTIPGRTFPVETLYAKEPQSDYMDAALITVLQIHLSEPEGDILLFLTGQEEIDHACNSLHERMKVLGNDVPELLVNPVYSALPTEMQSKIFEPAPPGKRKVVVATNIAEASITIDGIYYVVDPGFAKLNVYNPKRRLDSLVITPISQASAKQRAGRAGRTGPGKCYRLYTESAYRNEMPATTIPEIQRINLGWTVLNMKAMGINELVSFDFMDPPAPQALISAMEQLYSLGALDEEGLLTKLGRKMAEFPQEPPLSKMLLASVDLGCSDEIVTIIAMIQTGNIFYRPREKQDQADRKRGNFFQPEGDHITLLTVYQAWKAKQFSGPWCFENFLQITSLRRAQDVRKQLLEIMDRYRLDVVSAGNDLTKVRRAIAAGFFFNSAKKDPQGGYRTLADHQQVYIHPSSALFHQQPEWVIYNEIVMTTKEYMREVTAINPAWLVELAPRFYRSVDSTKMSKRKRQERIEPLYDRYNEPNSWRLSKRRG, from the coding sequence ATGCCCGTCGCCGTGAAGCGCGGCCAGGAGGTGTTTGTCAAGGTCGTGTCCGTGCAGTGGGGCAATCTGGAATTGTCGATGGTGGACATCGATCAGGAAAGTGGAAGGGTGCTCCCGCCACCACGGGGCGATGGTCAGGTTGCTGTTCGAAGGGCGAATCGATCTGCTGGTCCTGCAGGCACCGCTGGGAAGAGGATTGGGCTGTCTGGAATTGTGATCGAGGAGGAAGGTGCTCGGCCTGCACCACGAAGGCCGGTCAGGCGAATGAGCTCCCCGGAGAGATGGGAACTGAAACAGCTGATTGCTTCGGGGGCACTGAATGTGAGAGACTGCCCTGCgttcgatgatgatgatgtgggGATACATTACCAGGAAGAAGAAGTTGAGGAGGAGCTCGAGATTGAGCTTAACGAAGATGAGCCACCGTTCTTAAGTGGACAGGGCCGGTCATCGATTGACTTGTCCCCGGTGAGGATTTCCAAGAACCCTGAGGGGTCACTAAGCCGAGCCGCGGCACTGCAGACTGCGCTTGTCAAGGAACGGCGTGATATTCGTAGCCAAGAGCAGAGAGCATTGCTTGATTCCATCCCCAAGGATCTGAATCGGCCGTGGGAGGATCCTTTACCTGATGCAGGTGGGCGGTGCCTCGCACAGGAACTGAGGGGTGCCGGCTTATCAGCACAGAGCATGCCAGAGTGGAAGAAACAGGCTTATGGCAAGACCGGAACATTTGGGAAGAGGTCGAGCCTTCCGATACAGAAGCAGAGGCAGAGCCTTCCCATTTACGGGCTGAAGAATGAGCTTATCAAAGCTATTCATCACAATCAAGTTTTGGTTGTTATCGGGGAGACAGGGTCAGGGAAAACTACGCAGGTTACTCAGTACCTTGCTGAGGCAGGCTATACTGAAGGTGGGAAAATTGCGTGTACGCAGCCTCGCAGGGTTGCTGCTCAGTCTGTTGCAAAGCGGGTAGCAGAGGAGTTTGGTTGTCCATTGGGAGAGGAAGTTGGCTACTCTATACGCTTTGACGATCACACTGGACCTGATACGGTTATTAAGTACATGACAGACGGCATGCTCCTACGGGAGATTATGGTAGACAAGAACCTCTCTTGTTATTCTGTGGTCATGCTTGATGAGGCACATGAGAGGACCATCTATACAGACATTCTCTTTGGCTTGCTGAAGCAGCTCATTAGGCGGAGAACTGATCTCAAGTTAATTGTCACTTCCGCCACTCTTGATGCAGAGAAATTCTCTAGATATTTTTTCGATTGCAAGATTTTCACGATTCCAGGGAGAACGTTTCCCGTGGAGACACTATATGCAAAGGAGCCACAGAGCGACTACATGGATGCTGCATTGATCACAGTATTGCAGATCCATCTGAGTGAACCCGAAGGTGATATCCTCTTGTTCTTGACTGGCCAGGAAGAGATTGATCATGCCTGTAACTCTCTTCATGAGAGGATGAAGGTGCTGGGTAACGATGTACCAGAGTTGCTAGTCAATCCAGTTTACAGTGCTCTTCCAACTGAAATGCAGTCAAAGATCTTTGAACCTGCTCCTCCTGGGAAGAGGAAGGTGGTTGTGGCCACCAACATAGCTGAAGCATCTATTACAATAGATGGGATATACTATGTTGTTGATCCAGGCTTTGCAAAACTTAACGTGTATAACCCAAAACGAAGACTGGATTCACTGGTTATCACTCCGATCTCACAGGCATCAGCTAAGCAAAGAGCAGGACGTGCTGGGCGTACGGGCCCAGGCAAGTGTTACCGTCTGTACACTGAGAGCGCCTATCGTAATGAAATGCCCGCCACGACAATTCCAGAAATTCAGAGGATTAACCTGGGGTGGACGGTTCTTAATATGAAGGCAATGGGGATAAATGAACTAGTGTCATTTGACTTCATGGACCCTCCAGCACCTCAAGCGCTTATCTCTGCTATGGAACAGCTGTACAGTCTTGGTGCCTTGGATGAAGAAGGCCTGCTTACCAAGCTGGGGAGAAAGATGGCTGAGTTTCCACAAGAACCACCACTTTCAAAAATGCTCCTTGCCAGTGTGGACCTCGGATGCAGCGATGAAATAGTGACTATCATTGCAATGATCCAAACTGGGAATATATTCTACCGGCCAAGGGAAAAACAAGATCAGGCGGATCGGAAGAGGGGCAACTTTTTCCAGCCAGAAGGGGATCACATCACGTTACTCACTGTGTATCAGGCGTGGAAGGCAAAGCAGTTTTCAGGACCATGGTGCTTTGAGAATTTTCTCCAGATAACATCACTAAGGAGGGCACAGGATGTGAGGAAGCAGCTCCTGGAGATCATGGACAGGTATCGGCTTGACGTCGTCTCTGCCGGCAACGATCTCACCAAGGTAAGGAGGGCCATTGCCGCAGGCTTCTTCTTCAACTCTGCCAAGAAGGATCCCCAGGGAGGATACAGGACTCTTGCCGATCATCAGCAGGTGTATATCCACCCAAGCAGCGCCCTATTTCATCAGCAGCCAGAGTGGGTAATTTACAATGAGATTGTCATGACCACAAAAGAGTACATGAGGGAGGTGACAGCCATCAACCCAGCGTGGCTCGTCGAGCTGGCGCCGAGGTTCTACAGATCCGTGGACTCGACAAAGATGAGCAAGCGGAAGCGCCAGGAGAGGATCGAGCCTCTGTACGACAGATACAACGAGCCCAACTCGTGGCGCCTCAGCAAGCGCCGTGGGTGA